Proteins found in one Muntiacus reevesi chromosome 2, mMunRee1.1, whole genome shotgun sequence genomic segment:
- the CEACAM16 gene encoding carcinoembryonic antigen-related cell adhesion molecule 16, with the protein MGPQILGDSIPPNSGDLPQLQITEPSQVQCQTEPNPNQEGPRSARPPTPLSPRAGFGVKDAAFLSAGAEIIITPEPAQPAEGDNVTLAVQGLSGELLAYNWYAGPTLSLSYLVASYIVSTGDETPGPAHTGREAVRPDGGLDIQGALPGHSGTYILQTLNRQFQTEVGYGHMQVYEILAQPVVMANRTALVERRDTLHLTCSSPSPAEVRWFFNGDTLPIAVRLGLSPDGRVLTRHGVRREEAGAYQCEVWNPVSVSRSEPVNLTVYFGPERVAILQDSTARTGCTIRVDFNTSLTLWCVSRSCPEPEYVWAFNGRALRNDQDHLNISGMTAAQEGTYTCIAKNPKTLLSGSASVVVKLSAAAVVMTIVPVPTRPMEGQDVTLTVQGYPKDLLVYAWYRGPASEPNRLLSQLPSGNWIAGPAHTGREVGFPNCSLLVQKLNLTDAGRYTLKTVTLQGKTETLEVELQVAVNLPSSHKDQRHTFLNLNLAQAEHGAVLQ; encoded by the exons ATGG GGCCCCAGATCCTCGGTGACTCGATCCCTCCAAATTCAGGTGATCTCCCCCAGCTCCAAATCACCGAACCCTCCCAGGTCCAGTGCCAGACGGAGCCAAACCCCAACCAGGAAGGGCCTCGGAGCGCCAGGCCGCCAACGCCGTTGTCTCCAAGAGCCGGCTTTGGGGTGAAAGATG CCGCGTTCCTGAGTGCGGGGGCTGAGATCATTATCACCCCCGAGCCTGCCCAGCCAGCCGAGGGTGACAACGTCACTCTGGCTGTCCAAGGGCTTTCGGGGGAGCTGCTGGCCTACAACTGGTACGCGGGGCCCACGCTCAGCCTGTCTTACCTGGTAGCCAGCTACATCGTAAGCACAGGCGATGAGACCCCCGGCCCAGCCCACACGGGGCGGGAGGCTGTGCGCCCCGACGGTGGCCTGGACATCCAGGGTGCCCTGCCTGGGCACTCGGGCACCTACATCCTGCAGACTCTCAACAGGCAATTTCAGACGGAGGTGGGCTACGGACACATGCAGGTCTATG AGATCCTGGCCCAGCCCGTGGTCATGGCCAACCGCACGGCCTTGGTGGAGCGCCGGGACACCCTCCACCTGACGTGCAGCAGCCCCAGCCCCGCTGAGGTCCGCTGGTTCTTCAACGGCGACACCTTGCCCATCGCCGTGCGCCTTGGCCTGTCCCCCGATGGCCGGGTGCTGACCCGGCATGGCGTCCGCAGGGAGGAGGCCGGCGCCTACCAGTGTGAGGTCTGGAACCCTGTCAGTGTCAGCCGCAGCGAGCCCGTCAACCTGACCGTGTACT TCGGCCCAGAACGCGTGGCCATACTCCAGGACTCCACCGCCCGCACAGGCTGCACCATCAGAGTCGACTTCAATACCTCCCTCACGCTGTGGTGTGTGTCCCGGTCCTGCCCGGAGCCCGAGTACGTGTGGGCCTTCAACGGGCGGGCCTTACGGAACGACCAAGACCACCTGAACATCAGTGGCATGACGGCCGCCCAGGAGGGCACGTACACGTGTATTGCTAAGAACCCCAAGACCCTGCTGTCTGGATCTGCCTCAGTGGTGGTCAAACTCTCTG CGGCCGCGGTCGTCATGACCATCGTTCCGGTGCCGACCCGGCCGATGGAGGGCCAGGACGTGACGCTGACCGTCCAGGGCTACCCCAAGGACCTGCTGGTCTACGCCTGGTACCGCGGGCCTGCCTCCGAGCCCAACCGGCTTCTCAGCCAGCTTCCTTCCGGGAACTGGATCGCAGGCCCCGCGCACACTGGCCGGGAGGTGGGCTTCCCCAACTGCTCACTGCTGGTGCAGAAGCTGAACCTCACGGATGCCGGCCGCTACACTCTCAAGACCGTCACGCTGCAGGGCAAGACGGAGACGCTGGAAGTGGAGCTGCAGGTGGCCG TCAACCTTCCTTCCTCGCACAAGGACCAACGCCACACCTTCCTGAATCTGAACCTGGCGCAGGCTGAGCATGGGGCGG TCCTGCAGTAG